A single region of the Oryzias latipes chromosome 19, ASM223467v1 genome encodes:
- the LOC101162079 gene encoding alpha-1,6-mannosylglycoprotein 6-beta-N-acetylglucosaminyltransferase B translates to MRVALRPRSGCLVLCLCLSLITLLLQSLWVPLEMTQNEAAGRFPEEQGGNILGINKLVHRLDALSTQVQKLSRERHNTHLNKNALTSLLKSFKQDQQSLGRLLETELQRVSWRLDQISSQQHHNHKAFMLTPPSGFTEKCDMPTDPAYPVCAEKTEFLQAHWESDPCYAFYGVDGTTCSILSYLSQIENFCPPRPGRNHSSLPWHQKTHLNAKTAHIRDSLSSLYEELSNSSSLAIKFIRSRVERMSERWIKAGLRMKQNGSDTGSAELKVLLYPGALAGKAGQHFEAMVERGGPLGELVQWADLSACLTILGHHLTFSSSQRQLHRLIGAAPGHGGCPIQRPLMFDLIYTDYHGLAHLHGAMGLAFNHYKCRFRILDSFGTEPTFNLASYAQSRGYKTLWGSWGLRPLQYMNMFPHTPDNSFLGFVSEEALKTEKSKDRLEPESYRKERIAVVYGKQDYMWQGKSEYVRIISEELETHGTVYQASHHSSNLPSFVKNHGLLTQEQFLKLLHRAKVFIGLGFPYEGPAPIEAIALGCIFLQPRFDPPHTSDNNNFYKGKPTTRKISSQHPYAEQFIGKPYVLTVDMTNTTAVREAVKSILNTEVKPFTPREFTCVGMLERVHSYITYQNFCSTSVPTWPPESALKVHLGPLGQSCVSVCQHSSLWCEPALFHHLNTPAAFTRLGLGCSRMVQEVNHLFPSYNPWGRHCGLQRENLLFSCAGSDPSHRRLCPCSSGQVALCPQCL, encoded by the exons ATGCGTGTTGCATTGCGTCCTCGCAG tggttgccTGGTGCTCTGTCTGTGCCTGTCTTTGATCACCCTCCTGCTGCAAAGCCTCTGGGTGCCTCTTGAGATGACCCAGAATGAAGCTGCTGGGAGGTTTCCTGAAGAACAAG GTGGGAACATTCTTGGTATCAATAAATTGGTGCATCGCTTGGATGCTTTGAGTACTCAGGTGCAGAAGCTGAGCAGAGAAAGACACAACACCCATCTGAACAAAAATGCTCTCACTTCACTGCTTAAAAG CTTTAAACAGGACCAGCAAAGTTTGGGGAGGTTGTTGGAAACAGAGCTGCAGCGAGTGTCCTGGAGACTAGATCAGATCAGTAGCCAACAGCACCACAACCATAAAGCATTTATGCTCACGCCACCCTCAG GATTCACTGAGAAATGTGACATGCCAACTGATCCGGCCTATCCTGTCTGTGCAGAAAAAACAGAG TTCCTGCAGGCCCATTGGGAGTCAGACCCCTGCTATGCTTTTTACGGGGTGGATGGTACCACCTGCTCCATATTGTCTTATCTCAGTCAAATTGAGAACTTTTGCCCTCCCCGTCCTGGAAGGAACCACTCCAGCCTCCCATGGCACCAGAAGACCCATTTGAATGCAAAGACG GCTCATATACGTGACAGTTTGAGCTCACTATATGAGGAgctcagcaacagcagcagtttGGCAATCAAGTTCATCCGATCAAGAGTGGAACGGATGTCTGAAAGGTGGATCAAAGCTGGTCTGAGAATGAAGCAGAATGGCAGTGACACAGGCTCAGCTGAGCTGAAG GTGCTGCTTTACCCCGGTGCCCTGGCTGGGAAGGCTGGTCAGCATTTTGAGGCAATGGTGGAGAGAGGAGGTCCTCTTGGAGAGCTGGTCCAGTGGGCTGACCTCAGTGCCTGCCTGACAATTCTGGGGCACCACCTGACCTTCAGCAGCTCACAACGCCAGTTACACAG ACTAATAGGAGCTGCACCGGGCCACGGTGGCTGTCCAATTCAAAGACCTCTAATGTTTGACCTTATCTACACTGACTACCACGGGCTTGCTCACCTCCATGGGGCCATGGGACTAGCCTTTAATCATTACAA GTGCCGCTTCAGGATCTTGGACTCTTTTGGCACTGAACCAACTTTTAACCTGGCCAGTTATGCACAGAGCCGTGGATATAAGACACTATGGGGCAGCTGGGGACTCCGGCCTCTACAGTACATGAACATGTTCC ctcacacTCCTGACAACTCTTTCCTGGGTTTTGTGAGTGAGGAGGCACTAAAGACGGAAAAGAGTAAGGATAGGCTGGAGCCAGAGAGCTACAGGAAAGAGCGGATAGCAGTTGTCTATGGCAAACAGGACTACATGTGGCAG GGTAAATCCGAATATGTGCGAATAATCAGTGAAGAACTGGAGACTCATGGCACAGTCTACCAGGCTTCACACCATTCTTCCAATTTGCCCAGTTTTGTGAAAAACCATGGACTCCTGACACAAGAACAATTCCTAAAACTTCTCCACAGAGCCAAG GTATTTATTGGGCTCGGTTTCCCATATGAGGGTCCTGCTCCTATTGAAGCCATAGCTCTGGGCTGCATTTTCCTCCAACCACGCTTTGACCCTCCACACACATCAGACAACAACAATTTCTACAAGGGCAAACCCACcacaagaaaa ATCTCCTCCCAGCACCCGTACGCAGAACAGTTCATTGGTAAACCCTACGTGCTGACTGTGGACATGACCAACACGACTGCTGTTCGAGAGGCAGTCAAGTCTATTCTAAACACTGAG GTGAAACCTTTCACTCCTCGAGAGTTCACTTGTGTGGGAATGCTGGAGCGGGTTCATAGTTACATCACCTACCAG AACTTCTGCAGTACATCCGTACCTACTTGGCCCCCAGAGAGTGCTTTAAAGGTGCACTTGGGTCCACTGGGTCAgtcctgtgtgagtgtgtgtcaaCACTCGTCACTGTGGTGCGAGCCTGCTCTCTTTCATCACCTCAACACTCCTGCGGCTTTCACCAG GCTTGGACTGGGCTGCTCTCGCATGGTGCAGGAAGTCAACCATCTGTTCCCCTCTTACAACCCTTGGGGTCGTCACTGTGGCCTTCAGCGGGAGAATCTGCTGTTTAGTTGTGCTGGCTCTGACCCTTCACACCGCAGACTGTGTCCCTGCAGTTCTGGACAAGTGGCACTGTGCCCACAGtgcctgtaa
- the tbc1d24 gene encoding TBC1 domain family member 24 isoform X1, which yields MAEEDYGSFVDWTQMGDLANSSGPTNVDSKDLKEFKQMARQGYWAKNHKLRAQVYQQLIKAIPCRTVTPDAEVYRDLIGDAANKKPSTHIPLPDFVDGNPVPRYCLKTDAVASAHRIINCVAGQFPDISHCPALPAVTSLLLHFSADEAQCFEQVSRILACNEPGKRLLDQTFLGYESSCMTFGDLANKYCAPAHKLIVATAKDVLEVYSDWQRWVLGDLPFSHVVRVLDVYLVEGYKVLFRVAIALLKFYRKHKVGGHSGQGNQQQLDSGKIRADIQAFIKGIASTVTPDKLLEKSFSIRLFSRKEITLLQLTNEKSLQQKGITVKQKSCRRNVQLALNPETFSSEIVSAKEMHDIWSWIPERFALCQPELLFTTSTHGCSLNRFYSHCEGHEPTLLLIRTTAGDVCGAFLSSDWEERKRGGNKLSFFGTGECFVFRLKPEMERYEWVVIRHPELASSIKTEGQEDTASPEGQKAENSLQQPDKPAGELSPFLSARHFNLNSKNTSMFMAGNFDSIIVGGGEGNALYIDSELNHGRTGRCTTFDNPPLCSESFQVSLLEVWGFQDAMAQ from the exons ATGGCTGAGGAAGACTATGGCAGCTTTGTGGACTGGACCCAGATGGGGGACCTGGCCAACAGCAGTGGACCCACAAATGTGGACAGTAAGGACCTGAAAGAGTTCAAACAGATGGCTCGCCAAGGCTATTGGGCTAAGAACCACAAACTTCGAGCACAGGTCTACCAGCAGCTCATCAAAGCCATTCCCTGCCGCACAGTCACTCCAGATGCAGAGGTCTACCGTGATCTTATTGGAGATGCGGCCAATAAGAAGCCCTCCACCCATATTCCTCTGCCAGACTTTGTAGATGGGAATCCAGTTCCACGTTATTGCCTGAAGACGGACGCCGTGGCTTCAGCTCATCGGATCATTAACTGCGTCGCCGGGCAGTTTCCGGATATCTCCCACTGCCCAGCACTTCCAGCTGTCACTTCATTGCTCCTTCACTTCAGTGCAGATGAAGCTCAATGTTTTGAGCAGGTCAGTCGCATCCTTGCCTGCAACGAGCCAGGCAAGCGGCTGCTGGATCAGACTTTTTTGGGCTACGAGTCTAGCTGCATGACCTTCGGCGACCTGGCAAACAAATACTGCGCCCCTGCACACAAACTCATTGTTGCTACTGCCAAGGATGTGTTGGAGGTCTACTCTGACTGGCAGCGCTGGGTGCTTGGTGACCTGCCTTTTAGCCACGTAGTCCGAGTCTTGGATGTCTACCTGGTAGAAGGCTACAAGGTCTTGTTCCGCGTGGCTATTGCTTTGCTGAAGTTTTATCGCAAGCATAAAGTAGGGGGTCATAGCGGGCAGGGAAACCAACAGCAGCTGGATTCAGGAAAGATTAGGGCAGATATTCAGGCATTTATCAAGGGGATTGCCTCCACTGTTACCCCTGACAAGCTGCTGGAAAAGTCTTTCTCCATTCGCCTGTTTAGCCGGAAGGAGATCACACTGCTGCAGCTCACAAACGAGAAGTCGCTGCAGCAGAAAGGCATCACTGTCaagcagaaaag TTGTAG GCGGAACGTACAGCTGGCTCTTAACCCTGAAACGTTCTCCTCGGAGATCGTCAGTGCCAAGGAGATGCACGACATCTGGTCATGGATTCCCGAGCGCTTTGCCCTGTGCCAACCAGAGCTGCTCTTCACCACATCCACCCATGGTTGCAGCCTCAACAG ATTTTACTCTCACTGTGAGGGCCATGAACCAACTCTGCTCCTCATCAGGACTACAGCTGGGGAT GTATGCGGAGCATTTCTGTCCTCTGATTGGGAGGAACGAAAGCGAGGAGGCAATAAATTGAGCTTCTTTGGTACAGGGGAGTGTTTTGTCTTCAGA CTGAAGCCAGAGATGGAACGCTACGAGTGGGTGGTCATCCGCCACCCGGAGTTGGCTTCCAGCATAAAGACCGAGGGTCAGGAGGACACGGCGTCCCCTGAGGGTCAAAAGGCAGAAAACAGCTTACAGCAGCCAGACAAACCGGCCGGAGAGCTTTCCCCATTTCTCTCTGCTCGCCACTTCAACCTCAACTCCAAGAACACGTCCATGTTCATGGCAGGAAACTTTGACTCCATCATAGTGG GTGGAGGAGAGGGCAACGCTCTGTACATCGACTCTGAGCTGAACCACGGCCGCACGGGCAGGTGCACCACCTTCGACAACCCGCCCCTCTGCTCAGAGAGCTTCCAGGTTTCACTTCTAGAAGTCTGGGGCTTCCAGGATGCCATGGCCCAATAA
- the tbc1d24 gene encoding TBC1 domain family member 24 isoform X2, with amino-acid sequence MAEEDYGSFVDWTQMGDLANSSGPTNVDSKDLKEFKQMARQGYWAKNHKLRAQVYQQLIKAIPCRTVTPDAEVYRDLIGDAANKKPSTHIPLPDFVDGNPVPRYCLKTDAVASAHRIINCVAGQFPDISHCPALPAVTSLLLHFSADEAQCFEQVSRILACNEPGKRLLDQTFLGYESSCMTFGDLANKYCAPAHKLIVATAKDVLEVYSDWQRWVLGDLPFSHVVRVLDVYLVEGYKVLFRVAIALLKFYRKHKVGGHSGQGNQQQLDSGKIRADIQAFIKGIASTVTPDKLLEKSFSIRLFSRKEITLLQLTNEKSLQQKGITVKQKRRNVQLALNPETFSSEIVSAKEMHDIWSWIPERFALCQPELLFTTSTHGCSLNRFYSHCEGHEPTLLLIRTTAGDVCGAFLSSDWEERKRGGNKLSFFGTGECFVFRLKPEMERYEWVVIRHPELASSIKTEGQEDTASPEGQKAENSLQQPDKPAGELSPFLSARHFNLNSKNTSMFMAGNFDSIIVGGGEGNALYIDSELNHGRTGRCTTFDNPPLCSESFQVSLLEVWGFQDAMAQ; translated from the exons ATGGCTGAGGAAGACTATGGCAGCTTTGTGGACTGGACCCAGATGGGGGACCTGGCCAACAGCAGTGGACCCACAAATGTGGACAGTAAGGACCTGAAAGAGTTCAAACAGATGGCTCGCCAAGGCTATTGGGCTAAGAACCACAAACTTCGAGCACAGGTCTACCAGCAGCTCATCAAAGCCATTCCCTGCCGCACAGTCACTCCAGATGCAGAGGTCTACCGTGATCTTATTGGAGATGCGGCCAATAAGAAGCCCTCCACCCATATTCCTCTGCCAGACTTTGTAGATGGGAATCCAGTTCCACGTTATTGCCTGAAGACGGACGCCGTGGCTTCAGCTCATCGGATCATTAACTGCGTCGCCGGGCAGTTTCCGGATATCTCCCACTGCCCAGCACTTCCAGCTGTCACTTCATTGCTCCTTCACTTCAGTGCAGATGAAGCTCAATGTTTTGAGCAGGTCAGTCGCATCCTTGCCTGCAACGAGCCAGGCAAGCGGCTGCTGGATCAGACTTTTTTGGGCTACGAGTCTAGCTGCATGACCTTCGGCGACCTGGCAAACAAATACTGCGCCCCTGCACACAAACTCATTGTTGCTACTGCCAAGGATGTGTTGGAGGTCTACTCTGACTGGCAGCGCTGGGTGCTTGGTGACCTGCCTTTTAGCCACGTAGTCCGAGTCTTGGATGTCTACCTGGTAGAAGGCTACAAGGTCTTGTTCCGCGTGGCTATTGCTTTGCTGAAGTTTTATCGCAAGCATAAAGTAGGGGGTCATAGCGGGCAGGGAAACCAACAGCAGCTGGATTCAGGAAAGATTAGGGCAGATATTCAGGCATTTATCAAGGGGATTGCCTCCACTGTTACCCCTGACAAGCTGCTGGAAAAGTCTTTCTCCATTCGCCTGTTTAGCCGGAAGGAGATCACACTGCTGCAGCTCACAAACGAGAAGTCGCTGCAGCAGAAAGGCATCACTGTCaagcagaaaag GCGGAACGTACAGCTGGCTCTTAACCCTGAAACGTTCTCCTCGGAGATCGTCAGTGCCAAGGAGATGCACGACATCTGGTCATGGATTCCCGAGCGCTTTGCCCTGTGCCAACCAGAGCTGCTCTTCACCACATCCACCCATGGTTGCAGCCTCAACAG ATTTTACTCTCACTGTGAGGGCCATGAACCAACTCTGCTCCTCATCAGGACTACAGCTGGGGAT GTATGCGGAGCATTTCTGTCCTCTGATTGGGAGGAACGAAAGCGAGGAGGCAATAAATTGAGCTTCTTTGGTACAGGGGAGTGTTTTGTCTTCAGA CTGAAGCCAGAGATGGAACGCTACGAGTGGGTGGTCATCCGCCACCCGGAGTTGGCTTCCAGCATAAAGACCGAGGGTCAGGAGGACACGGCGTCCCCTGAGGGTCAAAAGGCAGAAAACAGCTTACAGCAGCCAGACAAACCGGCCGGAGAGCTTTCCCCATTTCTCTCTGCTCGCCACTTCAACCTCAACTCCAAGAACACGTCCATGTTCATGGCAGGAAACTTTGACTCCATCATAGTGG GTGGAGGAGAGGGCAACGCTCTGTACATCGACTCTGAGCTGAACCACGGCCGCACGGGCAGGTGCACCACCTTCGACAACCCGCCCCTCTGCTCAGAGAGCTTCCAGGTTTCACTTCTAGAAGTCTGGGGCTTCCAGGATGCCATGGCCCAATAA